The window gaaagaagtatgaaatgataTGATTGGTATAAGAAGGATGATATCTCTaatgagacggcctagctgatCAGGTCATGATCGGATGccataccgcacacatggtggtgattgtgctgaaaatatgattgtggttgatgtctctaatgagatggcctagtcgATTAGGTCGTGATCGGACTACGTGCTAAAAGAACGGTGGTATTTGTATTGTGAATCGTAAATGATGGCATATTGGTACCAAAAAcctcccaacttaaaatataaaaatttaattgaacattgtcttgatcctaattTGAAGTTTGATGTTGGTTGAGGCTTCTACTGATATAATTATTGTACTTGcttgtattatttatcattctattaagagggtgttttgtcatttatactagtactattccatatgtaccaacgtcccttttgtcggggcgctgcatcttcaatggatgcaggtggttccatagcaggagaCACTAATCAGTGATAGCGATACACCCTCctcccagcagacttggtgagccccacttcatttcggggtcatgtatcttttgttccttgtgtattgtgtttgaggtatagccggggccttattgccggcattatcatagtaCTGTTCTGTATCTataaaggctccgtagacattgtgtgggttgtatattggttctgggaaagtcaaactagctATGTTGTGTTTGGATTACTTGTTCCACTACAGACAAAAAACGTGTGTGAAATTGAGATTTAAAATGATGAATCTAATGGTAATGAATtagtattgtagacatgatcatcttattgtctaattaacgaaaacatgtattctctttattcatggaggaatttgggtagaaggaaatctaataggcttgctcggtcgggtttactcggttgagcgccggtcgcgctccccgagttcggggcatgacattttattttctttcccccTATTCCTAAGAGTAGATTATAAATTTATATTGAATAATGTATTTTGATATattcaaattgtcatataaataataagtaataCCAAATACTCAATATTAttactttaaaataattatattttatattgattgggatttttaatttatatttttactatacgtttgatattttaattgaattcttttataataaatatttaattttttaaattaatactaaTTGCAAACTGAACATTTACTGTTCTTTtttgtaatttgatacttaaaagtacTTTCTGAAAAGATTGGAAAAACACAATGAGCTAGCAAAAAGCAATACTCAAATAAATTGGCCAAATACAAACTGTTATTTTGTAAAAGTACTTCTAAACAAAAatactttacaaaataaatagTTTGTTGGTTTTTTAAAAGATGGGGcagcaaaaatattaaaaatatttgattgaaaatgtctctactttttttattaaacataGAAGGCTTTAAATAACCAACTTGAGAACATAATCTGCAGAAAAATCTGCATAAGAAgaattttaaaaacccaaaatatCTCAACAAATCTAAAAAATCTAACagaaatttaaattcaaaaactagaTTTATCCTAAAACTAAGTAACTTATTATGCTAAAAAAGTTACTGCAGTAACTGAAAGCAATAAAATTTTAACACTCCTCCTTTGCTTCAATTGCTCCAATTTAAAAAGTTGCtcctcttcaattcttgcttatGTTGTTTGTGCTTGAAGATTGTTTTGAGCATCGCTGAAATTGCACACTTTGTAGtgcatttctttttcttcttttcttctttctttttcgtcTTATGGTTTTGTGCATAAAAAACACCCTTAGTGACCTTGTCTTATCTGAAATCTCTTTTGAAAGTATTTGATTCTGGACAATGATAGAATTTTCAGGGATTGCTCGTAAGGATTGTTCTTCCATTACAACATTCAACAAATCATAGGTTTTAAGATATGATTTTATTTTCACTGAGCAAATCCGATAGTTTTCGCGAGTGAAAATTTGTGGGGCATTCAAAGAGAGACTGTTGCTTGCCATGTTTGGAAATGGGTTTAAAAAGTGATATTGGTTAAAATGATTTGAAAATGGTTCTTTGGAAGAACTCACAGATCTCGTAAGACCAATAAAGCTCTTGATACCACTATTAGTTTTTTAAAAGATGGGACAGCAAAAAGATTAAAAGTATTGATTGAAAAAGTctctcaataattttattaagcaTAACAAGACTTTAAATAGCCAATTAGGAACAAAAAATTCacataatttaaaattcaaaaaacctAAAATATCTCAACTAACTTAAACAATCtaatagaaatttaaaattaaaatttatccTAAAACTAAGTAACTTATTATGCTAAAAAGGTTACTGCAGTAACTGCAAGCAATAAAATTTCAACACAGTTTttggcagcttggccaaacaggctcttaAATTGATCGTCCATCATGTATGAATTTATTCGACAATTTTGATAGCAAGGATTATGTATCATATGTGTGACAACTAATTCATTCAGGTGCAAACATTTGTCCTTATtagtaaggtctacgtacataaACCTATCGTACTAATGTTAACTTGTAGTATTCTTTAGTATTATCAAAATGTGTATACGATAGATTCACATTGATTATTCAtaaaaatttatattatattcttttatttgtaattatttactcaaaaatttattttaaaaatattaatattattataaaaCTGTGTATTACATGACTCGAATAGTTTTATAAAACATGTATATATCATAAAATCCATCCCATGGGAGAGTGGAGACCAAAGGAACAACAAAAAATAGAGATGACTCATTCACTTTCCTATCTTCAATTTAATGAACTGACTTTGTAATAAATAGGGATCCttatttaaaaatatacattGACTTTATGAACTTTGAATTAGTACAATGCCCTCTCCCTAACCTAAACAAAGCAAGGAGGGACTAAGTCTGAAGTATTTTGATCCCTAATCAAAAGGACATTCTTTCACAAATCCTTCTCCAATTGCATATAGATATGACTATCTTTGCGCTGAACTGAGTAGTAGTGATATGAGTAGTTATTATTCCCAGGATCAAACACTGAATCACTGAACACGAAAAGGGCAGCTTGGTATCTTTCAGAATTGCTACTACACACAATTGGGTAAGTAAAACATGCAACCAAAACAAATATGCAGAGGTGAAAAAAGCTTGAGCTCAAAGCTATTGGTATAATTGAAACAGTTTTTGAAAAACCAGTTCGGGAGTTTTGTGTATATTCAGATTTTCAAACTTATTTTCGTCGTTTTCTGTCCTAATATCAATTGTAACAATTATCAAAAGCTTGAAGAAACAAGAAAAGCAATTGCAGAGAAAATAGGcagaagaagagagagaaatgGATATATAAGGGAGAGGAGATTTCTCGTTCAATCATTTATCAGTATCTAGTCTGAACTCTGATACATAATACCGAGTATAAGCAATGAAAGAACAAACTAAATTCCCCAAATATTCTTCATATTACAATTGTCTCCGCTTGCATAACTAATATAATTACCAAGAACTTGACACAATTATAACTAATACTTAAAACTAAAGTGAAATAAAAGAAACTTAAAATAACCCTCTAGTCGTTGTCATGAATCAGGCTTGCGAAGATTAATTGTACCTGGAGCTTGAAGATTGAACTTAGCCGTTGGATGGGAACGGCTAAGTTCCATCTTCAAAAGCAAGCCTGGTTCGTAACAGCAACATGAGAAATGCTTCCAAAATACAAAACAACTTCGTTCACATCTTTATTTAAATTGTTTCTCACAATGAAACAGTACTAAGACAAAAGAAAGCATTTATCAACATCGAGCTTCCATTTTAATTTCTTCAGAGGAAATTTCAAATTGAAGAAACTGCTCCATCTCTCTCAAAAATGCAGACATTGTACTTTCCTCATCCAAACATACAGAAGCTTCTACTTCATCCCCTGTCTTGTTATCATACAGCAGGAAAACATTTCTAAATACACCTTCCGCAATACTTATTTTATTAGGCTTACCCCATCCAAAGTCTACATCATATAATGGATAATTAGCCAAACTACTACACCTATACATATCAAAATCCATGTCCTTAAACAACTTTCTTATTTCTTGAAATGGTCTCATTGTTGTTGAAACCAAATCTTGACCCCCTTTACAATTTTTGTAGTTAGCTACAAGttgttctttttcctttcttagcTGACTAACCAATCTTGATAACATCATTTCTTCTTCATTATATGTAGGTACAAAAAGGGAAGAACTAAAATTTCCAGCAGTATTATCTGGCAGAGGAATAAAAGATCTTAAATTCACTGTTTGGAACAAAATGGATGGCTTCAATGAACTCGAATTCGCTTTCATACCACATTTATAAAGAAGTGCTGTGAGTAATTCTACCCGAGTTGGATTTTTCACTTGTGATGGTTCAGAGAGGAGTGATTTTAATGTATGATTTGAAAAGACTAGCCTTCTTGTAACACATTTTTGAATAGGTGGCTCATTCACAGGTTCATTAGTAGGTGGAAAGATTGACGATCCAATAAATTGAGGACACAATTTTAAATTCGGATCACGGGCAATTGTAGCCCAGTCTTGTAAAAATTTAGAAATTGTGCACATATCTCCAATTTTATGTGACACACATGTACTTAGAGCTATTCCTCCACAATCAAATTGGTTAAATTGAACCGTGACCAACTTTCTATTAGATGTAACAATATTCCATGGTATACCCTTAGGATATACCATTTCTTTGACATTTCTATCAGGACTTTTAACAATTTCAGACATGGGACAATCGAATCGAGCCTTATAAAAATCAGCACCTATATCGTTGCATTCGACATGAACATTGTCTCTTAATGTTCCAGCAAAAGGATAATAAGCAGCTAAGGTTTTTGAAAGGGAATTCTCAATAACCTTACACATATCACTTGGTTCAATTGAGGGTGTTACTACATTGCCCTTATTCTTGGGATAGAAGAAGACTAAGGGGCAATATTGTGTACTATTGAATTGATCAATGAAGGAAAGCTTGTAAATTCTTTCAGAAAAAGGGGTTGGAGAGAATGGTTTGATGATTTTCTTGGATAAAGAAACTAGAGCTGAGGCAGCCATTTCTTACTGAAATTAATTGAGGATTTTCAAGATAACTTCAGAAACCAAACATATATATTGATGATAGAGATGCCTGATATTTGTACTTAATTTTCAGCCGACCTATTGTCCATAGGAGGGAAGCTGGAATTAGTTAAAGAGCTTGTCCTTTAAATTATCTTACCAGTTTGTATTTATATTGttagtaatatttatttttttatattaaaagaaataaagtgtcTCTTCCTTTTGACAGCAGGTAGTTTTTATGTCAGTAAATAGAACTTTAACTCAAACTGCCTACCTACACCTGAATTTGTTGTGTGCTGAAATGGACGATCACAACATAAGAAGAAAGCAAATATGAATAAATAATATTTGGATGTACGAGCTATGCTTAGTAGCTTTTACTCAAAATTTAATGAACTTGCCTAATTTCTAGCAGAAGGGGGTGTGTTATAATTTTTTAATTGTTAAATAAGGAATTTTCTCTACTGAGCTACAAGGAATCTATAAAGTACAATATAACTTCTTGGTTTGTGTAACATTAATTATTTTGGACCTAACTTTTAGAGACTAAAACAGAAATTATTttagaacggagggagtagttgGTTTCATCCATTTACTTTTCATTTATATTGAAACCATTTATACTCTTTTGGATCATTAATATATGGATCTCTTTGCTGTATCTAGGGGATAAGGGTGGTCACGCTTGGATACAAACGGATCAGATCATGCTCCCTTTCTTTTATCAATCTCAATGTTAGAAAGTCTAGTTAATATGACgttccaattattattattattgccaAATGCCCTTAGGCTATTCTATTCTTATTCCTTTTGGTCCTAAATTCTGAAAGAACCACTAAGGCCCATTAGCGTGCCACAAATTCGACCTGCTGGGGTCCTCGGGTAGCCTAGCCCAATTCATAATTTCATATGGTCGGAACAACAAGGAAAAATAACACAACACAATAAATACAGTCAATACAGATTGTATCATTTGTATATATCCCCTGAATTTTGACGTGGCTGTATTCATTGCGCGAAGAAATACAGTCAATATATGTTATATTCTTTTTATATCCCCCTATATTTTGCCTTGGTTCGTTGCACGAACGAATACAATTGATACATGTTGCATTCATTGTGTAGGTTGTATTCATTGCGCGAACGAATACAGTTGATGCATGTTGTATTCGTTGCACAAATGAATTCAGTCAATACAGGTTGTATCCTTTATATATATACCCATATATTTCTCCTCGGTTCATTGCACAAACTTAGTTAAACATAATATTTCTAGATGTGAGTTCTAAAAACGTGAATAACATTAGACAGATCTAAAAATGTGTTGACTATAACGTACATTAATTTTTCTAAATGTGTGAGCAATAATGGGGGGAGAACTAACAATAAGTAATACTAAATGGCGTTTAAGTAAATAGGAGAAGTGGTTCACCCAATAAATGATGAACTAGATGATTGTTCCTCctaacaatgatgaatgacagGCAAATCCTCGAATATTCGAATTATTCTCGAatctgatggaaaagtatggaataatatgAACAATAATCTTGATGAAAATGTAGTGTTTGTATCTTTATcaaagagagagaatcttttcTCAAAAGTCTACTTTTATCAAATGAATGTCACATGCCCTCCAtcactgtcttttctttttctatatatataagaCATACCCCTAACACACCCTAATAGTACATATACCCTTAAGAAACCCTAATactacaagtgcagagaatatccactagaatattctctttaatatctcATTTACAAAACTAGTCGTTATAACTCTGCAAATAGTGTTCGATCTCGCCTGTGTTGACATCTCGACCACAAACTTCGTTGCTTCCTGGTCGACCTCGACTGACTCATTCCTTAGTACTATATTGCCCAAAATATTTTAAGGCAAATTTCGACCTATACAGTAATTAAATAGTATAGCAGTTAATAATTCGGTAAATTTGTAAAGAGTTACAAGCAAAATGATTAAAAGTGTATCTCTTTAATTAATTGAAGATTCAATGTACTCAGATATCATAAGGATCAAAATTAAAATATACCAATAATTAAGGGACCGAAAGTGTTACTATCAAATATGTAGTTGGGCCCATCTTACCAATGACCGAATAGAATAAGGCCCATAAGTCAATTATACATATCAAATCATATCATATAAAGTTGTTCACGTATAGTATATCATTTTATATGTAAAACAATTATCCTAGTTCAAGGTTCATAAATCTTAATCAATCACttatccttaaaatatttttGTGCATAAAACCATGTCTAATTTAAAACATGGTGTTTTGCATAAAACACGTTATACAGAAGTTATCACTTACTGTTCAATAATTGGCTATTACCCAAGCATTTACGTGGCTATATTACTCAAAACAAATGTAAAGCAATAACTCAATTTCTCAAACCAGGATTCAAGTATTATTTTCAGTTTAAAATCATATTCTTATATAGGCAGATAATGAGGCCGATTATTACAAAAGACTTCCTCACAAAATCTTTCTGTATGACATACTTATATTCCCGTTTCTCGTCGTTTCTTGCTTATTTTAGTTTTGAGTAATCAAACTCATCTTGTTCCAATGTAAATTAGCCAATTTATTCATTCAAATATTCTGAGAAGTCCAGTGAATAGAATAGGTTCATCAGAAAACGTTTAGCACTCAATGAATGTTTacattttcaaaaaagaaaagacatTAATCATATATGGAGTAATTAGCAAGCTAACTTGTCTAAAAGTGGAAATTTTAAATTCTGATTATATAAAACTAGTacttttctaaaacaatattatCATTAGAAGACAAGTTGGTTAATTCATGCACATAAATTAAGTTCAATTGCTCAAGAGACTGGAAATAAATTCTCTTCAATTTGTAATATTCGAAATGGCATAAAAGGTAAGTATTTGAGATTAACTCCAGGTAGAACCAACCTTTTTAATTTAGTTCAAGTATAAAAACCACGCCTCCAAATGTatacaaagaaaaacaaaagcaaaaaaaataaaatatatgtattGTACATGACAGATTGTGAACTCATTACAGCAACGAATTATACTGATTGTTTGTGCCCACCAGATTAGTGCTAGTGGGAACATTTATAGACCCTCGCATGAACTTCCGAACACTCAAATCATTACGGAATGTTCAAGTTTCAAAGAAGGGATAATATTACTTTTGTGACACTTGGTTATCTAAAGAAAAGACACATGGAATTGAAGATGGGGATGGCCGAAAATCGAACGCAATCATTCTGTTTGTTACCGGaagggataacgttcataaaggtgtattaaatACTCTGCACCCGGTAATatttaataaggaatattctGCAACACTAAGAGCGATGGCCCATTACAAAGAATTTGatatttatgttcaccgttacatcttcatcaatgatcctcataattgatattaaaggagggcacgatcctaggacctccttccctaaacacaactataaatagtgagcccaGTTATTATTGTAAATGACACGAATTTTCTTGCTAAACTTACACTATATTCTATAaaaagcttaatacaatcttacttttccgctttttgatctcatcgttgttgtgcccgaaaaccttgttcccggaactgtcatctctgttgtttcatctatattttaaggctaagtattgtatatttcttcaattattgtattatttcaggatcaaattagttcacttgtctagaaaccacgtataaattcaactgtatcattttacgggtaaacagtttggcgcccaccgtggggcctagacagtcgtgcaattaaattgatccttgcctttttactaacgtgatttgattattttgtcttagaaaaaatcacaaaaatggcagataacaccGTTAACAACACGCACAACCCTAaaattcgaggggatcaacctcatttcgaggattcaatAAGTGACATCCACAATGAGGGGAATGACGCCACGCCGACGCATGACAGGCAGAACCCCCGATAGGTTCGGgagacaactcccgatgatgctgatgaggagcatGTCGTGGATGCGGTGAGGGCCTTGCAAGAGCAACAGgcgatcattctaggccatcttaCGCGGCAGGATAATGTTATGACGGAGCTGAAACAGGTGCTATCGGGggcttcaaataatgcaaactGACGAGATCCAATTCCTCCCGGTGTTCCCGCAAACCAAACAACGCAAAGAGTCGACAACAATACTCCAGGGCTGAAGTTGGCTCCGACAGGGCTGGGGGAGCGGATCCGGTCTCAACAACGAGAAAAACCCCTTCAAGAATAAACTTTTACGATTTATGAGGGAAGTAAAtgcccgcatggaccaaatcccgggcgcgccaccagtattgaaaggcccgaacaagaagaagtatactcaattaTCGTACAAGCCGAGTGCGGCACCAGAACTAATCCCAAAGCAGTTTAAAATGCGTGAAGTGTCAAAGTATGAAGGGACTTCAGACCCAcatgagcatattaccacctacacaacaaCGGTAAGAGGAAATAATTTAGCTTCTCAagaaattgaatctgtgttgctaaagaaatttggagaagcTCTCATGAGGGGAGCtctaacgtggtattcattattacccgagcattccatagattcctttgagatgctcgcggattcttttatcaaggctcatgccggggAAAAAAAAGTACAAGCACGAAAGGTTGACATATTCAGGATCGCACAGGTAGAATTCGAATTATTACGAGAGTTCGTTACCCGATTCtagaaagaaagaatgttgctcccagctatcccggatgaatgggcagctgaaacattcaccaaaggattgaatccgAGAAGCTCAGATGCTTCCCGGAAGCTGAAGGAGAGCCTGCCTGAGTTTCAGGCAACaacttgggcagatgtccacaaccggtatgagtcaaagataaggatcaaAGATGACGAGGTCGGTTCTACATCATCGGCCAAAGGTCGGGAGAAGAGCAGAGAAAATTTAAAGGATGACTACTACACAGACAGACAGACTTCGAGGGGTAGGTTTTTACCTTACGAGCGGACCAAAGGCCGTGGCAGAAACTTCCAGGCAGTAAACAAGTTCACCGTTGACAGAGGGACGATCGTGGTTGAAATAATAGATCACTTCAGGAAAAGAGACGTCGGGGTTTCGGGATCCTTCTTACCACaaattatcggaatataactgcAACATCAGTATAGTGGAGTTGGTGTCAGCTATGAGAAACATTAAAAAGGCATGATTCCCGAGACCTATGAGATCCGATTCCAGCCAGAGGGATCCAACatatggtgtgaataccatgggatGAACAGCCACCGAACAAGGGGACTGTCGACACCTTCGAGAAGAGGTGGCAACACTATTGAAGAATGGCCACcttagagaattcttgagtgaccgagctaagaacaattatggtcgtaacAGAGACAACGCGGAACcttcgaaagcaggagaagaacccCCATGCCAAACGATAAATATGATCTTCGGAGGGAAtgagattaacggggtcacctttttGGCAGCGAAAAAGAcgaaagtatcaataactcatagtaaaagacTCTGGGGAGATGATAAAATTTTCACGGAGGAGGACACAGACGGATTGTTGTTGCCACATAACGATGCAcaggtaatttctttaaatgtgttagattttaagattaaacgtgttctattagatccaggaagttcggctaatatcatataatggagagtattggagcaagctaaactcaccggaagcattatttCGGCAGCAAAGCTCCTCGTTGGATTCAAACTTGCGAGCGTGACTACCCGGGGAGAGATTTTGCTGCTCACGAATGCTGAAGGAGTATTGGAAACAACTCTCTTCGAAGTAGTAGATGGTGACATAGGATACAATATCATActgggaaggccatggttacactagatgaaagttgtaccctcaacatatcaccaattacTGAAGTTTCCAACTCCCgaaggaatcaagcagataagaggtgATCAACCGGAAGCAAGGGAGATGGATATAATTtcagtttccagtagcaaagggaaggtcATAACAATTACAGGAACCGGCACCTACTCCCGAGCTAGAAAAAGTTAGCCCGGGAGCAGAGTCGTCAGAACATTATCAGAtgccgagatatttccaagttccagaagAGACAGATGCAATGAAGTCCAcgacggaggaactggagcaagttgaATTGTTtgaagaattcctagaaagaaaatttcatttgGGGACAGGACTACACCCGGAGCTCAGGTCCGGTTTTATTGaattctttaaatttaatgatgattgttttgcatggtcacacgaggatatgacaggtatcccgacggAAGTAGCCGTGTACAAGCTAATTTTGGATCCCAACGtacctccggtaagacaaaagaaaagcCATAATGCCGAGGCCAGGAATACATTCATTAAAGAAGAGGTGACCCGTTTGCTTAATATTggttcgatccgagaggtaagatatccggacTGGCTAGCCAATCTAGTAGTAGTTCCGAAGATgaacaataaattttgcatgtgtgtagactataacgACCTTAATAAGGCgcccgaaagactcgttcccactgtcaaatatcgatcaaatgattgatgccgcGGCcgagcacgagttaatgagtttcctcgatgcttattctaggtacaaccaaatcaagatgaacctgaaagatcaggaaaagacttcgtttataacaaattttggtatatattgttacaatgtgatgcctttcgggttgaaaaataccggagccacttatcaatggCTCGTAAATAGGATATTTGAAAAGTaaataggaaagactatggaagtttatataaatgatatgcttgttaagtctttgaatgcatgtGACCATCTTAAACATTTTCAAGAAAAATTCGACatcctgaggaagcataacataAAACTTAATCCTGAGAAGTGCGCGTTCGGGGTCAGTTCTGGTAAGGTTCTGGGATTTTtggtctcacaaaggggaattgaggtaaaccctGATAGAATCAAGGACATAGAGGATATCCCGGATCAATTGTCGTACGtaaaggaagtccaaaggctcacAGGAAGATTAGCAGCTTTGAGCCGGTTCATTTCTCGATCATCAaaaaaatgtcatcgcttcttcacactgatcaaaaagaaaaataatttcgaatggacGCCATAGTGCCAGCAGGATCTGAGGGACCTAAATAAGTACTTATCAAGCCCTCCATTtctctcaaaaccaaaagaaggtgaaataTTGCGAGTCTACCTCGCAATTttagaagttgcggtaagtgcggtTTTAGTCCGGGAGGACGAATGTAcgtaatttcccatttattatattagcaaaaTTTTAACAGAAGCAGAAACCTTCTACCTACATTTGAAAAAACTGgtcttagctctcgtagtcgctgctcggaagctgaggccctTCTTCCAATGCCACCTGATAGCTGTGGTGACTAATTTCCCTTTGCGCAACATCCTCCATAAACTAGAGCTCTCAgacagattggccaaatgggccaacGAAATGAGTTATTTC is drawn from Nicotiana tabacum cultivar K326 chromosome 22, ASM71507v2, whole genome shotgun sequence and contains these coding sequences:
- the LOC107801995 gene encoding acyltransferase Pun1-like, with the translated sequence MAASALVSLSKKIIKPFSPTPFSERIYKLSFIDQFNSTQYCPLVFFYPKNKGNVVTPSIEPSDMCKVIENSLSKTLAAYYPFAGTLRDNVHVECNDIGADFYKARFDCPMSEIVKSPDRNVKEMVYPKGIPWNIVTSNRKLVTVQFNQFDCGGIALSTCVSHKIGDMCTISKFLQDWATIARDPNLKLCPQFIGSSIFPPTNEPVNEPPIQKCVTRRLVFSNHTLKSLLSEPSQVKNPTRVELLTALLYKCGMKANSSSLKPSILFQTVNLRSFIPLPDNTAGNFSSSLFVPTYNEEEMMLSRLVSQLRKEKEQLVANYKNCKGGQDLVSTTMRPFQEIRKLFKDMDFDMYRCSSLANYPLYDVDFGWGKPNKISIAEGVFRNVFLLYDNKTGDEVEASVCLDEESTMSAFLREMEQFLQFEISSEEIKMEARC